A region from the Serinibacter arcticus genome encodes:
- a CDS encoding ABC transporter ATP-binding protein, which translates to MNREPATAVAPVLEIDDLHVAFATPAGRVQAVRGVSLTLAPGETLAVVGESGSGKSVTARAVLGLLGPSGVVESGSVRFRGTPLTGASERQLRRVRGNEIAMVFQDPMTALDPTVPVGRQVSEPLRIHRGISRRAADAAAVRLLESVGIENAAERRRQFPHQFSGGQRQRICIATALACDPAILIADEPTTALDVVVQAQVLDLLAGLRGSASTSVIFITHDLGVVASIADRVAVMYAGRIVEIGTTTEIFLNPQHPYTWGLLASLPTGTADRLHEIPGTPPDMLRPPPGDAFAARNPDARQIDLEVQPPLIEVSPTHAAATWLLAEGAPEAPVPPEIAARHARFRERADRTTIGPTPGPTTDRTVEP; encoded by the coding sequence ATGAACCGCGAGCCGGCCACCGCCGTCGCCCCCGTGCTCGAGATCGACGACCTCCACGTCGCGTTCGCCACCCCGGCCGGCCGGGTGCAGGCCGTGCGGGGCGTCTCGCTCACCCTCGCCCCGGGCGAGACGCTGGCCGTGGTCGGCGAGTCCGGCTCGGGCAAGTCGGTCACCGCCAGGGCCGTGCTCGGGCTGCTGGGCCCGAGCGGGGTCGTGGAGAGCGGCTCGGTCAGGTTTCGCGGCACCCCGTTGACCGGCGCGAGCGAGCGTCAGCTGCGTCGAGTGCGGGGCAACGAGATCGCGATGGTCTTCCAGGACCCGATGACGGCGCTGGACCCGACGGTGCCCGTCGGACGCCAGGTGAGCGAGCCGTTGCGGATCCACCGCGGGATCTCCCGCCGTGCGGCGGACGCCGCCGCGGTCCGGCTGCTGGAGTCCGTGGGTATCGAGAACGCCGCCGAGCGTCGCCGCCAGTTCCCGCACCAGTTCTCGGGTGGTCAGCGGCAGCGGATCTGCATCGCGACGGCGCTGGCGTGCGATCCCGCGATCCTCATCGCCGACGAACCGACCACGGCGCTCGACGTCGTGGTGCAGGCCCAGGTGCTGGACCTCCTCGCGGGGCTGCGCGGCAGCGCGTCGACGTCCGTCATCTTCATCACCCACGACCTCGGCGTGGTGGCGAGCATCGCGGACCGGGTCGCTGTCATGTACGCGGGGCGGATCGTCGAGATCGGGACGACGACGGAGATCTTCCTCAACCCGCAGCACCCCTACACGTGGGGCCTGCTCGCGAGCCTGCCCACGGGGACGGCGGACCGCCTGCACGAGATCCCCGGCACGCCGCCCGACATGCTCAGACCGCCGCCCGGCGACGCGTTCGCCGCCCGCAACCCCGACGCGCGGCAGATCGACCTCGAGGTCCAGCCCCCGCTGATCGAGGTCTCGCCGACCCATGCGGCGGCCACCTGGCTGCTCGCCGAGGGCGCCCCGGAGGCCCCGGTCCCTCCCGAGATCGCCGCCCGCCACGCGCGCTTCCGCGAGCGGGCGGACCGGACCACGATCGGGCCCACGCCCGGGCCCACGACGGACAGGACGGTGGAACCGTGA
- a CDS encoding ATP-binding cassette domain-containing protein → MTEALLEVENLSHVFSPGRRGEVHAVRDVSLTIAPGETFGLVGASGSGKSTLGRCVVGLHTPTSGTVRYRGTTVSDPRGRRAYRRERQMIFQDPYASLDPRMKVSDIVGEGIDVNRLARTRQGRRDRIDEVLSAVGLDPAHGNRYAHEFSGGQRQRVGIARALAVDPELIVCDEPISALDVSIQAQVVNLLADLRRTRGLTYLFIAHDLSMVRHISDRIGVVHQGRLVELGPSETIWSRPVHPYTRSLLSAVPRPDPEVERHRRRLSYVAPPAEEQRYRVDLEPGHHVLVTDAERDRLGDAPPA, encoded by the coding sequence GTGACCGAGGCGCTGCTGGAGGTGGAGAACCTCAGCCACGTGTTCTCCCCGGGACGACGGGGGGAGGTGCACGCCGTCCGGGACGTCTCCCTGACGATCGCGCCCGGCGAGACGTTCGGCCTCGTCGGCGCCTCGGGATCGGGCAAGTCGACCCTCGGCCGCTGCGTCGTCGGGCTCCACACCCCCACGAGCGGGACGGTCCGCTACCGCGGAACGACGGTCTCCGATCCTCGGGGACGCCGCGCGTACCGGCGCGAGCGCCAGATGATCTTCCAGGACCCGTACGCCTCGCTCGACCCGAGGATGAAGGTGAGCGACATCGTCGGTGAGGGGATCGACGTCAACCGCCTCGCCCGGACCCGCCAGGGACGCCGGGACCGGATCGACGAGGTCCTCTCCGCCGTCGGCCTCGACCCCGCCCACGGCAACCGGTACGCGCACGAGTTCTCGGGCGGGCAGCGCCAGCGCGTCGGGATCGCCCGCGCCCTCGCCGTCGACCCCGAGCTCATCGTCTGCGACGAGCCCATCTCGGCGCTGGACGTCAGCATCCAGGCGCAGGTGGTCAACCTGCTGGCGGACCTGCGACGCACGCGAGGTCTGACCTACCTCTTCATCGCGCACGACCTCTCGATGGTGCGCCACATCAGCGACCGCATCGGGGTGGTCCACCAGGGCCGACTGGTCGAGCTCGGTCCCAGCGAGACCATCTGGAGCCGCCCCGTCCACCCGTACACGCGCAGCCTGCTCTCGGCGGTCCCCCGGCCCGACCCCGAGGTCGAGCGGCACCGCCGTCGCCTCAGCTACGTCGCTCCGCCCGCCGAGGAGCAGCGCTACCGCGTCGACCTCGAACCGGGCCACCACGTGCTCGTGACCGACGCCGAGCGGGACCGGCTCGGCGACGCCCCGCCCGCCTGA
- a CDS encoding YdeI/OmpD-associated family protein, with protein sequence MGALDDGERVVAADAAAWRAWLAANHATSRGAWLLQPRSGNDDAHVSYEDAVRQALCFGWIDGPKKAFDERETGQWFSPRRPASGWAATNKARLAELEAAGLIEEAGRRAIEAAKANGSWTVLDRAEALVEPPDLTAALDAVPAARAAWDGFPPSARKMGIASVDTARRPETRAARIATVVAGAAEGRRPRP encoded by the coding sequence ATGGGAGCACTTGACGACGGCGAGCGGGTCGTCGCGGCGGACGCCGCGGCCTGGCGGGCCTGGCTGGCCGCGAACCACGCCACCTCTCGCGGCGCGTGGCTGCTCCAGCCGCGCTCCGGGAACGACGACGCGCACGTCAGCTACGAGGACGCGGTCCGCCAGGCGCTCTGCTTCGGCTGGATCGACGGCCCCAAGAAGGCGTTCGACGAGCGCGAGACCGGCCAGTGGTTCTCGCCCCGCCGCCCCGCGAGCGGGTGGGCCGCCACGAACAAGGCGCGGCTCGCCGAGCTCGAGGCCGCCGGCCTGATCGAGGAGGCCGGCCGTCGCGCGATCGAGGCGGCGAAGGCGAACGGCAGCTGGACCGTGCTCGACCGCGCGGAGGCCCTCGTCGAACCACCCGACCTCACTGCGGCGCTCGACGCCGTTCCCGCCGCCCGCGCCGCCTGGGACGGCTTCCCGCCGTCGGCCAGGAAGATGGGGATCGCCTCGGTCGACACCGCCCGACGCCCCGAGACGCGCGCCGCGCGGATCGCGACGGTGGTCGCCGGAGCGGCGGAGGGCCGGCGTCCCCGGCCCTGA
- a CDS encoding response regulator, which translates to MSGNDGGGAAASRPVRVVLVDDDPMIRTLLGRILLAQGIDVVAQAVDGDEVVAVVQAHHPDVVVMDLRMERRSGIDATRDLRALPGRVGVLAMTSFDTESAILDAVAAGVDGFLAKDSGPEELVAAVRQVAAGEGALSARAARVVLGQVRSAGEDTARMDARRRIAALTEREREVATALVAGASNAEIAAALYVGEGTVKTHLAAALAKTGAANRVQLAVLTSLAG; encoded by the coding sequence ATGAGCGGGAACGACGGCGGGGGTGCGGCGGCGAGCCGTCCGGTGCGGGTGGTGCTGGTCGACGACGACCCGATGATCCGGACGCTGCTCGGTCGGATCCTGCTCGCGCAGGGGATCGACGTCGTGGCGCAGGCCGTCGACGGCGACGAGGTCGTCGCCGTCGTGCAGGCGCACCACCCCGACGTCGTGGTGATGGACCTGCGGATGGAGCGCCGCAGCGGCATCGACGCCACGCGGGACCTCCGGGCGCTGCCCGGCCGGGTCGGCGTCCTGGCGATGACCTCGTTCGACACCGAGTCGGCGATCCTCGACGCGGTCGCCGCCGGGGTCGACGGCTTCCTCGCCAAGGACTCCGGACCGGAGGAGCTGGTCGCGGCCGTCCGGCAGGTGGCCGCGGGGGAGGGTGCGCTGTCGGCGCGCGCGGCGCGCGTGGTCCTGGGTCAGGTGCGCAGCGCCGGCGAGGACACCGCGCGGATGGACGCCCGACGGAGGATCGCAGCTCTCACCGAGCGCGAGCGGGAGGTGGCCACGGCCCTGGTCGCGGGGGCGTCCAACGCCGAGATCGCCGCGGCCCTGTACGTGGGGGAGGGCACGGTCAAGACCCACCTGGCCGCGGCCCTGGCGAAGACGGGCGCGGCCAACCGCGTCCAGCTCGCCGTGCTCACCTCGCTCGCCGGCTGA
- a CDS encoding sensor histidine kinase encodes MTSPPGPYPTPGPVAPGAWHPRPASGGGVRTGAPGGPGGPSGPAGPSSGRQALSHLGTIAAVVLVGFTAMVFTSYQGLHDDTSGLNAAWSVLGLLAALASGVSMVWRRRFPVRVLLVNAGLALLLPIDPLGALLALSWVLPTATPRRAVGATALTALVTGVTLARDAVRDLPAIIFSGAGSNGTVPSTMTWWGYVIVGLVALAAAVTAGWVRRLTATTARARAVASIQTSSAAALRGELNRQEERELIAREMHDTVAHHLSIVSLHAAALEVTTTDPTVPESARAVRDSAHRALEEMRGLITSLRDSQAEGYTGGTPTLRDLPRLVADARAAGVAIAETVEIDAVDPSPAVTRAVYRIVQESLTNALKHAPGAGVRLAVRATAGHGVEIVVASWLPAGRPASAVAQHGSGAGIVGMRERARALGGDLWAGVDRQVWVVRAQLPWYSGGTR; translated from the coding sequence GTGACCTCGCCCCCTGGCCCGTACCCGACGCCGGGCCCCGTCGCGCCCGGGGCGTGGCACCCCCGTCCGGCGTCGGGCGGAGGAGTCCGGACCGGTGCGCCGGGCGGCCCGGGAGGCCCGAGCGGCCCCGCCGGCCCGAGCAGCGGCCGGCAGGCGCTCAGCCACCTCGGGACGATCGCCGCCGTCGTCCTGGTCGGCTTCACGGCGATGGTGTTCACGTCCTACCAGGGCCTGCACGACGACACCTCGGGTCTCAACGCCGCCTGGTCCGTCCTCGGGCTCCTCGCCGCGCTGGCATCGGGAGTCTCGATGGTGTGGCGCCGTCGCTTCCCCGTCCGGGTGCTGCTGGTCAACGCCGGTCTCGCACTCCTGCTCCCGATCGATCCGCTGGGCGCGCTGCTCGCGCTGAGCTGGGTCCTCCCGACGGCGACGCCGCGGCGCGCGGTGGGGGCCACCGCCCTGACCGCTCTCGTCACGGGCGTCACGCTCGCGCGCGACGCCGTGCGCGATCTCCCGGCCATCATCTTCTCGGGGGCGGGCTCGAACGGGACCGTGCCGTCGACGATGACCTGGTGGGGCTACGTCATCGTCGGACTGGTGGCCCTCGCGGCCGCCGTCACCGCCGGGTGGGTCCGGCGGCTGACCGCGACCACGGCGCGCGCCCGCGCCGTCGCGAGCATCCAGACCTCCTCGGCGGCTGCGCTCCGCGGCGAGCTGAACCGGCAGGAGGAGCGCGAGCTCATCGCGCGCGAGATGCACGACACCGTGGCGCACCACCTCTCGATCGTCTCGCTGCACGCGGCCGCGCTCGAGGTGACCACGACGGATCCCACGGTCCCGGAGAGCGCCCGCGCCGTGCGGGACTCCGCTCACCGCGCGCTCGAGGAGATGCGCGGGCTGATCACGTCGCTGCGCGACTCGCAGGCCGAGGGCTACACGGGCGGGACGCCGACGCTGCGCGACCTGCCGCGCCTGGTCGCGGACGCGCGGGCGGCCGGGGTGGCGATCGCGGAGACCGTCGAGATCGACGCCGTCGACCCGTCGCCGGCCGTCACCCGCGCGGTCTACCGGATCGTGCAGGAGTCGCTGACCAACGCCCTCAAGCACGCCCCGGGGGCGGGGGTGCGGCTCGCGGTGCGGGCGACGGCGGGCCACGGCGTCGAGATCGTGGTGGCGAGCTGGCTGCCCGCCGGCCGTCCCGCCTCCGCCGTCGCGCAGCACGGTTCGGGCGCCGGCATCGTCGGGATGCGCGAGCGGGCGCGCGCCCTCGGGGGCGACCTCTGGGCCGGTGTGGACCGTCAGGTCTGGGTGGTGCGCGCGCAGCTGCCCTGGTACTCGGGAGGAACGCGATGA
- a CDS encoding DUF4352 domain-containing protein, with the protein MNQQNPFDPPQPFAQQSPTPPPASAVGHAWQGGQNGQPQQPFPPQQLPPQPPVEPKRRSWFARHKVLTGLGALVVVGIVAGVAGGGGGGGDTDAAAPAPSTSETEPAATTEAAPEATPEAEAAAPEAETVAEPPAEAAPGIGAPVRDGKFEFTVTGIEGGVPLIGSDMFGQTAQGQFVLVSVTVANIGDAAQSFFGDNATLVDDQGREHSADSTAAIYLESSESFYTEINPGNAVDAVVVFDIPADAVPTSIELHDSMFSGGVTVALG; encoded by the coding sequence GTGAACCAGCAGAACCCGTTCGACCCGCCCCAGCCGTTCGCCCAGCAGAGCCCGACGCCCCCGCCGGCCTCCGCCGTCGGCCACGCGTGGCAGGGCGGGCAGAACGGCCAGCCGCAGCAGCCCTTCCCGCCCCAGCAGCTCCCGCCGCAGCCGCCGGTCGAGCCGAAGCGGCGGAGCTGGTTCGCCCGCCACAAGGTCCTCACGGGCCTGGGCGCCCTGGTGGTCGTCGGGATCGTCGCCGGGGTCGCCGGCGGCGGCGGCGGCGGCGGGGACACCGACGCCGCTGCCCCCGCGCCGTCGACCTCCGAGACCGAGCCGGCCGCGACCACCGAGGCGGCCCCGGAGGCGACCCCCGAGGCCGAGGCCGCCGCACCCGAGGCCGAGACCGTCGCCGAGCCGCCCGCGGAGGCGGCCCCCGGGATCGGGGCTCCGGTGCGCGACGGGAAGTTCGAGTTCACCGTGACGGGGATCGAGGGCGGGGTCCCGCTGATCGGCTCCGACATGTTCGGTCAGACGGCGCAGGGGCAGTTCGTGCTCGTCTCGGTGACCGTGGCGAACATCGGCGACGCGGCGCAGAGCTTCTTCGGCGACAACGCCACGCTCGTGGACGACCAGGGCCGCGAGCACTCGGCCGACTCCACCGCGGCGATCTACCTGGAGAGCTCCGAGTCCTTCTACACGGAGATCAACCCCGGCAACGCCGTGGACGCGGTCGTCGTCTTCGACATCCCCGCCGACGCCGTGCCGACGTCGATCGAGCTCCACGACTCGATGTTCTCCGGCGGCGTGACCGTCGCGCTGGGCTGA